A single window of Nasonia vitripennis strain AsymCx chromosome 4, Nvit_psr_1.1, whole genome shotgun sequence DNA harbors:
- the LOC100121689 gene encoding centromere-associated protein E isoform X6 — MDNEEKRRSRALEAGREMLEAYKLKHSNRRFSKSLEQASDEESFRNEAENQSIDLRSVSNNESILSRDITYSSVSMSEGEGDGDLEGLAGRVTELEELLQGKEAVVEALHAEIDHLRADASSPTSSHSQNSNNPYKDVIVTYRAKLQEFDRALNQRDNLIEDLTTSLQQALASRDALLAQISVLNSTQLGNPDRENICDEKISALENVLSIQKELVTQLSSQLEQAEQNVKRLEHEKEVQNTELVDYKDQIENLNKKIQSGSTEIDNSISDAQQVQKQYEKIKKDMEAVINGFKAETSANNAKHASEIKELSLRHEAELQKLRDENHNLETHHAKEMSVFQTQLTNYKRTIESLKLDLVTRKETHAKDKELLTEQIKLHKLQLDEMTTKYIATTSVLDSKESIERSLEQALNDAATLRTENESLKFKLDDLSSRYSAAQSLIENNQVHERTLSNKIFTLEKSLSRLSGISFAELDQTAYQTLDEMSLQYQITKQKLEEKAVMEKELVQKIQDLQDLVSKTRTELESANLAKESYEKQIKDMKNTCDRLKSEMNSTLEHQQQRFSADSLEVTRMPSCEFEQEILELKKTIEKRDEETAEYIKKLEELGGINQRLVEESQKLKNGLATAYAQCAVFEEKLDQTLGFGESKLDDTSALMDQTASSNGSTFDLEEVLHKQSNYNKVLLKLDSCRKQLEDFERERAQMLHKLEELTKEKEDILKEKEELLVDAKEKEEQHREEIKILKMEATAESKKFRHLLSNFEEGNEGLKQLKIEMEEKHAKEMEELRTYFEQKCLQMEKQYSEEVFSQQSKKMSDNDSEIEELNEDLYVGSGPVELSGGGDALGVLEKEIKSDSFSDFKDKKQNNVSEEKIAQIAAEYEEKLENLRKQLQEVKEKSGRTILLKAVNQFCQTEQSSTAAVQESCNELNKLRADYNRQLEEQVGLARIDIINALQEQIEALITVESESDENWPTELLELRNKFTSNTKREIQALRERHVQEIKCLREESNKIINGLHDEIKIIKAETRESLQSNLIKERDILHKTCATLKGLVSQLIGYFADCEEELNNTIISEVLKKQSTPRMDSRSVFECEQSAAKIKRVHFAPKSNEIASIVGSDTDLHDLINSEKDVMKILKNELEASLQRLRADSAKILNTSFSDSESWSTGLGDSPRDKLIEVEKLLAAFQEENEHLKVKVIELQQRVIMAENKKEVISEGYGEQDESVLEEVEEDFSQLQDRAKYVVMNGCNDTVYLLQLIDELCRHADKSIDDIKREKEDLQHQVSLVPTPTPNIHKVRKVKIEAADKQLRSTRKFQEEQAVEREAEREEATKQIKQLQERLRELEREKDRDYREYCIDSAEVETLKMQMHDLETKKLKTESELEAAVEKIWELREVIRELEQQVTARVNREDVLSGKIKQLEEVVVAQTKNQEELVQELEVLKSGNDNNQLSDHIGHLQEELRKHQLSSEQLTANSSALKQLRLEIRELQSQLDRKTRELESMHVCGSSLSLSQPSEDVSIREQIDAARCPTPDDPTSPPILPLDHVLKLKETLLKHFRAEDVALKRLKDLDIQLSSLQRQNEELLAEQEILQQTTSEQLFQIETLRARLEQQKQNAPFAQRQATSRLETQLYEINDRLEITERALNDKDIELAEVKDQLERVSRLLAEKETEIANVVQSENDVLQKLKNKLEILEEENHMMQAKLNNQEKTQTNMPQLIDTMLTDKNNEIDHLREQLMQREKQLEVYFSIDEAQLRELLRHNEHQKNSARTLSDILSINSECEEVEAIREAPNYTRQNVSNFKIPNSIIHSSGASKRDVVDFSQGIVDTPKVPMLELDSHSQCSDAIGSNNEISKDMDNLQMHPHEQVSLARVSPTPDTDAENQNESTASEDHDGFVCPRHGKVNNSTRNVEETVLNETITVQRIQELEAHLHEIKEELGAKSVALNQRDAELLEIQSHLEQLQENIESLNEDRLYYKSEYEKTKESELKIQRDLEEVENTLKKKTEELEDFKEKIQVNEKILTEEAKRCKRSEATLQEKLKEITNLKEIISEKDITIETLQARNTEIDNENKELYEYRRKLESYQQEITECQNEIQRLSEGLNSRDQMIRRLEEMARRSSLSGGSSPSEKDQEIFHLQEYLKEKDKVIRQMSDDSKSLHRALETIQSKMKESGNVVELRRKLKDERRSNVELTEEIAKLRTEVEMLSSSRRAEEDNDIAEMVQRELNLSARLDQQLLNVIDSEPEDRMKRMKCNDLKQANKEIDELNRFKDDLEIEREMLRSQIAEYENRIMQLKGDAEEESLRIAKMEEELARERHLVRSLQLQLQREKNSAEENKVRDTELISLLRIKLDEALEVRDRLLMEQKSHEVMNTLKDQNRKDIPDFGTEFVDFEKQRLELAKKLEAEQHKYAEAQEIIKKLESEKDRIQKQYELAEAEIEKLTSSLDLADCVKDQMKSDLRKAREELKAKNKECDWQKSILKTMSEADSKRNQQRTSDHSELKNLRRELKNAQEVINDFEADMKTLKEQLSESAEREAQLSRCIETLTDKETELTEQLSAAKAEDKKLRDIIADQQNELQLYLRREIELSEELKRERLSPNKNNSPSKVLQRVKDLNSTIERLSQEKVHLYEKISHLREENERYLDQIRFLETQLSLKNKGYSNAVSRNDTEEKLQHFYGKYLRSDSRRKALIYQKHYLVCIIAGYQLLEENTFAFLAQLTQTQRTYARRGMHRHHARVRFRSAVLVVISLQRMKWLILRWRTGRRVGANVVLGNIERPAITQPIRHRSAGAMTGHSPPVKERATTNGTSAFSHDPYFRRLTDIQQSLHLRVPESSTDNFKSD; from the exons ATGGACAACGAGGAGAAGCGGAGGAGTCGCGCCTTGGAGGCTGGCAGGGAAATG ttGGAGGcttataaattaaaacattCCAACAGAAGATTTAGTAAAAGTCTTGAACAGGCTTCAGATGAGGAATCTTTCCGCAATGAAGCAGAAAATCAATCTATTGATTTGAGAAGTGTCAGC AATAATGAAAGTATATTATCAAGAGACATAACATACAGTAGTGTAAGCATGAGTGAAGGTGAAGGTGATGGCGACTTAGAGGGGTTGGCTGGAAGAGTTACTGAGTTGGAGGAATTACTTCAAGGAAAAGAAGCTGTAGTGGAAGCTCTACATGCTGAAATTGACCACCTCAGAGCTGATGCATCTTCTCCAACGTCATCACACAGTCAAAATAGTAACAATCCTTACAAAGACGTCATAGTAACCTATCGTGCAaaa CTTCAAGAATTTGATAGAGCCTTAAATCAACGAGATAATTTAATTGAAGATCTTACAACCTCGTTACAACAGGCTTTAGCCTCAAGAGATGCTTTACTCGCACAAATAAGTGTATTAAATTCAACACAACTAGGAAATCCTGATAGGGAAAACATTTGTGATGAAAAG ATTTCTGCATTAGAAAATGTCTTGAGCATTCAAAAAGAATTGGTTACTCAACTTTCTTCCCAACTCGAGCAGGCCGAACAGAATGTTAAGAGATTGGAGCATGAAAAAGAAGTCCAAAATACAGAATTGGTTGATTACAAAGAtcaaatagaaaatttaaacaaaaagattcAATCAGGTTCTACAGAAATTGACAACAGTATCTCTGATGCACAGCAAGTACAAAAAcagtatgaaaaaattaaaaaagatatGGAAGCAGTAATTAATGGATTCAAGGCTGAGACTAGTGCTAATAATGCTAAGCATGCAAGTGAAATAAAG GAGCTTAGTTTGAGGCACGAGGCTGAGCTACAGAAGCTTAGAGACGAGAACCACAATCTCGAGACTCACCATGCTAAAGAAATGTCTGTTTTTCAAACACAATTGACAAACTATAAACGCACCATCGAGTCTCTTAAATTGGATCTTGTCACTCGTAAGGAAACCCATGCTAAGGATAAAGAGCTGCTTACCGAACAGATCAAACTTCATAAATTACAACTCGACGAGATGACAACCAAGTACATTGCAACCACTAGCGTTTTGGATTCTAAAGAGAGCATTGAACGATCATTGGAACAAGCGCTAAATGATGCAGCCACGCTTAGAACGGAAAACGAGTCACTCAAG TTCAAGCTAGATGATCTATCTTCGAGATACTCGGCCGCTCAGAGCTTGATTGAAAATAATCAAGTGCATGAAAGAACGTTGAGTAATAAGATTTTCACACTCGAAAAATCTCTATCGAGGCTGAGTGGCATTAGTTTTGCAGAGTTAGATCAAACAGCTTATCAGACTTTAGATGAAATGTCATTGCAGTATCAAATAACCAAGCAGAAATTAg AGGAAAAAGCAGTAATGGAAAAAGAGCTCGTTCAGAAAATCCAAGATCTCCAAGACCTTGTCTCCAAAACTAGAACTGAGCTCGAATCCGCAAATCTTGCCAAAGAAAGCTATGAAAAGCAAATCAAAGACATGAAAAACACTTGTGATCGCCTTAAATCCGAAATGAATTCTACTCTTGaacatcagcagcagcgattCTCTGCCGACAGTCTTGAAGTAACGCGTATGCCTAGTTGCGAATTTGAACAAGAGATCCTTGAGTTGAAGAAGACCATTGAAAAACGGGATGAGGAAACCGCTGAATACATCAAAAAGTTGGAAGAACTTGGAGGAATCAATCAGAGGCTTGTAGAGGAAAGCCAAAAGTTAAAGAATGGTTTAGCCACAGCTTACGCTCAATGCGCTGTTTTCGAGGAGAAATTGGACCAAACGTTAGGTTTCGGCGAAAGCAAACTTGACGATACGTCGGCGTTAATGGATCAGACTGCTTCTTCGAACGGCTCAACCTTTGATCTAGAAGAAGTTTTGCATAAACAGAGTAACTATAATAAGGTGCTATTAAAACTGGACTCCTGTAGAAAACAACTGGAGGATTTTGAACGTGAAAGGGCACAAATGCTACATAAACTTGAGGAACTTACTAAAGAAAAAGAggatattttaaaagaaaaagaagaactaTTGG TTGATgcaaaggaaaaagaagaacagCACCGcgaagaaattaaaattttaaagatgGAAGCTACGGCAGAGTCTAAGAAATTCAGACATTTACTTTCAAACTTTGAAGAAGGCAATGAAGGATTAAAGCAACTTAAAATAGAAATGGAGGAGAAACACGCCAAGGAGATGGAAGAGCTCAGAACATACTTCGAGCAAAAATGTCTACAAATGGAAAAACAATACTCTGAAGAGGTATTTAGTCAACAATCAAAAAAGATGTCCGATAATGATAGTGAAATCGAAGAATTAAATGAAGATTTGTACGTTGGCAGTGGGCCTGTAGAGTTAAGTGGCGGTGGTGACGCTTTag GTgttttagaaaaagaaataaaaagtgaTTCCTTCTCGGATTTTAAGGATAAGAAGCAAAATAATGTCTCAGAAGAAAAAATAGCGCAAATAGCTGCTGAGTATGAAGAAAAGTTAGAAAATCTAAGAAAACAATTACAAGAGGTGAAAGAAAAGTCTGGGCgtacaattttattaaaagctgTAAATCAG TTTTGTCAAACTGAGCAAAGCAGTACCGCGGCTGTGCAAGAAAGCTGTAACGAGCTGAACAAGCTGCGAGCGGACTACAATCGGCAACTTGAGGAACAAGTGGGACTTGCGCGCATCGACATCATCAATGCTTTACAAGAGCAGATTGAG GCTTTAATCACTGTTGAGTCTGAGTCAGATGAAAATTGGCCTACGGAGTTATTAGAGTTGCGAAATAAATTTACTAGTAATACAAAGAGAGAAATACAGGCTCTAAGAGAACGGCACGTACAAGAAATCAAATGCCTAAGAGAAGAGAGCAATAAAATTATCAATGGTCTTCACGATGAAATCAAAATAATCAAAGCTGAAACTCGTGAATCTTTGCAGAGcaatttaattaaagaaag GGATATACTTCACAAAACTTGCGCAACACTCAAGGGTCTTGTCAGTCAGCTTATAGGCTACTTTGCTGATTGTGAAGAGGAGCTTAACAATACTATTATCAGTGAAGTTCTTAAAAAGCAATCAACGCCTCGAATGGACAGCAGATCAGTCTTTGAGTGTGAACAAAGTGCCGCAAAAATCAAAAGGGTCCACTTTGCACCAAAATCGAATGAGATTGCTTCTATCGTCGGCAGTGATACTGACCTGCATGATCTAATCAATAGTGAAAAGGATGTCATGAAAATCTTGAAGAACGAGTTGGAGGCATCCTTGCAACGACTCAGGGCTGATAGTGCTAAGATTTTAAACACGTCATTCTCTGATTCCGAATCTTGGTCGACTGGGCTCGG TGACAGTCCAAGGGATAAACTTATTGAAGTCGAGAAATTACTTGCCGCCTTCCAAGAAGAAAATGAGCATCTCAAAGTTAAGGTCATTGAGTTGCAGCAGCGCGTAATTAtggctgaaaataaaaaagaagttaTCTCAGAGGGTTACGGTGAACAGGATGAATCGGTCcttgaagaagtagaagaggaTTTCTCACAGTTACAGGATCGAGCCAAGTATGTCGTAATGAATGGCTGTAACGATACTGTGTATCTTCTCCAACTGATCGACGAGCTCTGTAGACACGCAGATAAGAGCATAGACGAtataaagagagaaaaagaggacCTGCAACATCAA GTCTCATTAGTTCCTACTCCTACCCCAAACATTCACAAGGTTCGCAAAGTTAAG ATCGAGGCGGCGGACAAGCAGTTGCGATCGACGCGCAAGTTCCAGGAGGAGCAGGCAGTCGAGCGAGAGGCCGAGCGTGAAGAGGCCACCAAGCAGATAAAGCAACTCCAGGAACGGCTGCGCGAGCTTGAGCGAGAAAAGGACCGAGACTATCGAGAATACTGCATAGATTCCGCAGAG GTGGAAACTCTTAAGATGCAGATGCACGATCTGGAGACAAAGAAGTTGAAGACAGAGAGTGAGCTGGAGGCCGCGGTGGAAAAGATTTGGGAGCTTCGCGAGGTCATCCGCGAATTGGAGCAACAGGTGACGGCGAGAGTTAATCGTGAAGATGTACTCAGTGGAAAGATTAAGCAGCTCGAGGAGGTTGTCGTGGCCCAGACCAAGAACCAGGAAGAGCTTGTGCAGGAGCTTGAGGTCCTCAAGTCTGGCAACGACAATAATCAACTAAGCGATCACATTGGCCATTTGCAG GAGGAATTACGCAAGCATCAGCTAAGCTCCGAACAGCTAACAGCCAATTCTTCAGCTTTAAAACAACTCCGGTTAGAGATTCGTGAGCTACAGTCTCAGCTAGACCGTAAAACTCGCGAGCTTGAATCGATGCATGTGTGCGGCTCTAGCCTCAGTCTTAGTCAGCCCAGTGAGGATGTGTCAATCCGCGAACAGATCGATGCAGCCCGATGCCCAACTCCAGACGATCCGACCTCACCtccaattttaccgcttgaCCACGTGCTCAAGCTCAAAGAGACGTTGCTCAAGCATTTTAGGGCCGAAGATGTGGCGCTCAAAAGGTTAAAAGATCTGGATATTCAGCTATCTAGCCTTCAG AGGCAGAACGAAGAGCTACTTGCGGAGCAGGAAATACTTCAGCAGACGACGTCGGAGCAGCTCTTCCAGATCGAGACGCTGCGCGCTCGGCTGGAACAGCAAAAGCAGAACGCTCCGTTTGCCCAGCGTCAAGCGACCTCCAGGCTCGAGACGCAGCTGTACGAGATTAACGACAGACTCGAGATTACCGAACGCGCTCTCAATGACAAGGATATAGAG CTGGCGGAAGTCAAAGATCAGCTTGAGCGCGTTAGCCGTTTGTTAGCAGAGAAGGAAACCGAAATCGCCAACGTCGTACAGTCGGAGAATGACGTTCTTCAGAAGTTGAAAAATAAGCTGGAAATTCTGGAAGAAGAGAACCATATGAtgcag GCAAAACTGAACAACCAAGAAAAAACACAGACGAATATGCCACAGCTGATTGACACAATGCTTACGGATAAAAACAACGAAATCGATCATCTCCGCGAGCAGTTAATGCAGCGTGAGAAACAGCTTGAAGTCTACTTTTCAATTGACGAAGCTCAGCTTCGTGAACTGCTGCGCCACAATGAGCATCAAAAGAATAGCGCGCGAACCTTAAGCGACATCCTTTCAATTAATTCCGAGTGTGAGGAAGTGGAGGCCATTCGAGAAGCGCCGAATTACACCAGACAGAACGTCTCAAATTTCAAGATTCCAAACTCAATAATACACTCATCAGGTGCATCCAAGAGAGATGTTGTTGATTTTTCACAAGGAATAGTAGATACACCCAAGGTGCCTATGTTGGAACTGGACTCACACAGTCAGTGCTCCGATGCCATTGGTTCCAATAACGAAATTTCAAAGGAC ATGGACAATCTACAAATGCATCCTCACGAGCAAGTTTCTTTAGCTCGAGTCTCTCCGACTCCGGACACCGATGCCGAAAATCAAAATGAATCTACGGCATCTGAAGATCATGATGGGTTCGTCTGTCCTCGTCATGGCAAGGTCAATAATAGTACTCGTAACGTCGAAGAAACAGTACTTAATGAAACCATCACCGTTCAGCGCATCCAAGAACTCGAAGCTCATCTTCACGAGATCAAGGAAGAGCTAGGAGCCAAAAGTGTCGCATTGAACCAGAGAGATGCTGAACTTCTTGAGATACAGAGCCATCTCGAACAGTTGCAGGAAAATATTGAGTCTCTCAACGAGGATAGATTATATTACAAATCAGAGTATGAGAAAACGAAGGAAAGTGAGTTGAAGATACAACGAGACCTGGAAGAAGTAGAAAacactttgaaaaaaaagactgAGGAACTCGAAGATTTTAAGGAGAAAATTCAGgtgaatgaaaaaattctgACTGAGGAGGCAAAACGGTGCAAGCGCAGTGAAGCAACTTTACAAGAAAAACTCAAAGAGATCACTAACTTGAAGGAAATCATTTCGGAGAAAGACATTACTATTGAGACCCTTCAGGCACGCAATACAGAAATCGATAATGAAAATAAGGAACTGTATGAGTACAGACGAAAGCTTGAATCCTACCAACAGGAAATCACCGAATGCCAAAATGAGATACAAAGGCTGAGCGAAGGATTGAACAGCCGTGACCAAATGATTCGCAGGTTAGAGGAAATGGCAAGGAGAAGTAGCTTGTCTGGAGGATCATCACCGAGCGAAAAAGATCAGGAGATTTTCCATTTGCAAGAGTATCTCAAG GAAAAAGACAAAGTCATCCGACAGATGAGTGACGATAGCAAGAGCTTACATCGAGCTCTTGAAACTATTCAGAGCAAGATGAAAGAATCTGGTAATGTTGTAGAACTCCGAAGAAAACTTAAAGATGAGCGCAGGAGTAACGTTGAGTTAACAGAAGAGATTGCCAAGTTGCGAACAGAAGTGGAAATGTTAAGCAGTTCCAGGCGAGCCGAAGAGGATAACGATATCGCAGAAATGGTACAACGCGAGCTAAACTTGTCGGCGAGACTGGATCAGCAGCTGCTCAATGTCATCGATAGCGAACCAGAGGATAGAATGAAGAGAATGAAGTGCAACGATCTTAAGCAGGCTAATAAAGAAATCGATGAACTTAATAGGTTTAAGGATGATCTGGAGATTGAGCGTGAGATGCTGAGATCTCAG ATTGCTGAATATGAAAATAGAATAATGCAACTAAAGGGCGATGCCGAAGAAGAATCCCTGAGAATTGCAAAAATGGAAGAGGAACTTGCAAGAGAAAGACACTTAGTAAGGTCATTGCAACTGCAATTGCAAAGGGAAAAGAATTCGGCAGAAGAAAACAAGGTTAGGGATACCGAGTTAATAAGCTTACTGAGGATAAAACTAGACGAAGCATTGGAAGTTAGAGACAGGCTTTTGATGGAACAGAAGAGTCACGAGGTAATGAACACCTTGAAAGATCAAAATAGAAAAGATATACCAG ATTTTGGAACCGAGTTTGTAGATTTTGAGAAGCAAAGATTAGAACTCGCGAAAAAACTAGAGGCAGAACAACATAAGTACGCAGAAGCCCAAGAAATCATTAAGAAATTAGAATCCGAGAAAGATCGTATTCAGAAACAATACGAACTTGCCGAAGCAGAAATTGAGAAGCTGACGAGTAGTTTAGATCTGGCAGATTGTGTCAAGGATCAAATGAAATCAGACTTGCGCAAAGCTAGGGAAGAGCTTAAAGCTAAGAACAAAGAATGCGACTGGCAAAAGTCGATCCTTAAAACCATGAGCGAAGCTGATAGCAAGAGAAACCAGCAAAGAACCAGTGATCATTCCGAGTTGAAAAACCTTAGAAGAGAACTTAAGAATGCCCAAGAAGTCATT AATGACTTTGAAGCTGATATGAAAACCCTAAAGGAGCAACTGTCTGAATCTGCTGAGCGCGAAGCACAATTGAGTCGTTGCATTGAGACTTTGACGGACAAAGAGACTGAACTCACGGAGCAGCTCAGCGCCGCTAAGGCTGAAGACAAAAAGTTAAGGGATATTATAGCGGACCAGCAAAACGAACTACAATTGTATCTTAGAAGAGAGATCGAACTTTCTGAAGAACTAAAAAGGGAGCGGCTGTctccaaataaaaataactcaCCTAGTAAAGTATTGCAGAGAGTAAAG GATCTTAATTCTACAATTGAAAGACTATCACAAGAGAAGGTACATTTGTATGAGAAAATATCGCATCTACGAGAGGAAAATGAGAGATATCTAGATCAAATAAGGTTCTTAGAAACTCAGCTCTCGCTAAAGAACAAGGGTTATTCAAATGCTGTGAGCAGAAATGATACCGAAGAAAAA TTGCAACACTTCTACGGTAAGTACTTGCGTTCTGATAGTCGCCGTAAGGCCCTGATATACCAGAAGCACTATCTGGTCTGCATAATTGCGGGCTACCAGCTCCTAGAAGAGAATACCTTCGCCTTCCTTGCTCAACTAACACAGACACAGCGCACATACGCACGTCGTGGTATGCACAGGCATCATGCTCGTGTCAGATTCCGTAGTGCAGTATTGGTGGTTATCAGCCTTCAGCGGATGAAATGGCTGATATTACGATGGAGAACAGGACGAAGAGTTGGTGCAAACGTCGTTTTGGGAAACATAGAGAGACCGGCCATTACACAACCTATTAGACATAGGAgcgcgggagcgatgacaggACACTCACCGCCAGTTAAAGAAAGAGCTACCACAAA TGGAACTAGTGCATTTTCGCACGATCCCTACTTTCGTCGTTTGACCGACATTCAGCAGAGTCTGCACCTGCGAGTACCTGAATCAAGCACTGACAATTTCAAATCGGATTGA